Proteins co-encoded in one Haladaptatus sp. ZSTT2 genomic window:
- a CDS encoding metal-dependent hydrolase, with the protein MWPWEHLAVGYLVYSLSVRLTHRKGPSAGAALAVAFGSQFPDLIDKPLGWTFAILPSGTSLAHSVLIAVPVVTLVWIVALFRGRRDVGTAFGVGYLLHLPADALYPLALGRPPKFDSFFWPLIQVESSTRQGLLANFFYYFGQYVDVLGTPEATAYLIFEFGLLFAAFGLWLLDGRPGLSLSGRRRRERSAPRD; encoded by the coding sequence ATGTGGCCCTGGGAACACCTCGCGGTTGGCTATCTCGTCTATTCACTGTCCGTTCGACTCACCCACCGCAAAGGCCCCTCTGCGGGTGCCGCACTCGCCGTAGCGTTCGGTTCGCAGTTCCCAGACCTGATCGACAAACCGCTTGGCTGGACGTTCGCCATCCTCCCGAGTGGCACATCGCTTGCCCATTCGGTGCTCATCGCCGTTCCGGTGGTCACGCTCGTCTGGATCGTCGCGCTGTTTCGCGGGCGGCGCGACGTGGGAACCGCGTTCGGCGTTGGCTACCTGCTTCACCTGCCGGCCGACGCCCTGTATCCGCTCGCCCTTGGCCGCCCGCCGAAGTTCGATTCGTTTTTCTGGCCGCTCATTCAGGTCGAGTCGAGTACGCGCCAAGGCTTGCTTGCGAACTTCTTCTACTACTTTGGCCAGTACGTAGACGTGCTTGGAACGCCGGAAGCCACAGCCTACCTCATCTTTGAGTTCGGGTTGTTGTTTGCTGCGTTCGGACTCTGGCTCCTCGATGGCCGCCCGGGACTCTCGCTTTCGGGCCGGAGACGCCGCGAGCGGTCTGCCCCGCGTGACTGA
- a CDS encoding DUF1616 domain-containing protein, whose amino-acid sequence MKPLSIGLGQETSDRRLPWDVSIVIVLVLISQAIILLDAASPVRILLSLLALAFLPGFALTTVAFPGHVYRHDEAAATDRVVPSLDTAERLALSVAFSLIVVVLTAFFISQTAFGLSVGPLVTAVSFLTIGFSLLGALRRLRVPEAVRFAVVPHEQYEAIHRWRQQTDSVDVAITLVLVVAIAGSLTGLGFALIAPESGESYTDFQLLAEENGQLIAGGYPTELVRSEPANLVFAVSNYEQGSVTYTVVVQIQRVNDAGQVTGTAELDRFSETVADGDRWVAPHTVTPETTGDDLRIAYLLYKGDAPETPTQANAYRQLYLWVTVTEAA is encoded by the coding sequence ATGAAACCGTTGAGCATCGGCCTCGGCCAAGAGACGAGCGACCGTCGACTGCCGTGGGACGTGAGCATCGTCATCGTTCTCGTCCTCATCTCACAGGCAATCATCCTGCTCGACGCGGCATCGCCGGTTCGTATCCTCCTTTCGTTGCTTGCGTTAGCCTTCCTTCCCGGCTTCGCCCTGACGACGGTTGCGTTTCCCGGACACGTCTACCGCCACGACGAGGCGGCGGCCACAGACCGCGTGGTGCCGAGTCTCGACACCGCAGAGCGACTCGCGCTCTCGGTCGCGTTCAGCCTCATCGTCGTGGTTCTCACCGCGTTTTTCATCTCGCAGACGGCGTTCGGCCTCTCGGTTGGCCCGCTCGTCACCGCCGTCTCGTTTCTGACGATTGGCTTCTCGCTGCTCGGGGCGTTGCGCCGGTTGCGCGTGCCAGAAGCCGTTCGGTTTGCAGTCGTCCCACACGAACAGTACGAAGCGATTCACCGCTGGCGACAGCAAACCGACTCCGTCGATGTCGCCATCACGCTCGTGTTGGTGGTCGCAATCGCCGGGTCGCTTACCGGGCTTGGCTTCGCGCTCATCGCACCGGAATCGGGCGAATCGTACACGGATTTCCAGTTACTCGCAGAGGAAAACGGCCAGCTCATCGCTGGAGGCTATCCGACTGAGTTGGTTCGCAGCGAGCCAGCTAACCTCGTCTTCGCCGTTTCGAACTACGAGCAAGGATCAGTCACGTACACCGTCGTTGTCCAGATACAGCGCGTAAACGACGCCGGGCAGGTGACGGGAACCGCCGAACTCGATCGATTTTCAGAGACAGTCGCGGACGGCGACCGCTGGGTCGCCCCACACACGGTGACGCCCGAGACGACGGGCGATGACCTCAGAATCGCGTACCTCCTCTACAAGGGGGATGCCCCGGAGACGCCGACGCAGGCAAACGCCTACCGGCAACTCTATCTCTGGGTGACGGTTACTGAGGCTGCTTGA
- a CDS encoding PadR family transcriptional regulator translates to MFELTGFQRDLLYVINGKDKPSGQTIKEELEQYVGEINHGRLYPNLDTLVEKELVEKGQIDRRTNYYNITQRGKDLIEKRREWERQYLSAVM, encoded by the coding sequence ATGTTCGAACTGACTGGCTTCCAGCGCGACCTGCTGTACGTCATAAACGGCAAGGACAAGCCATCAGGGCAAACGATCAAAGAAGAACTCGAGCAGTACGTAGGCGAGATTAACCATGGGCGGCTGTATCCGAATCTCGATACACTCGTCGAAAAGGAGCTGGTAGAGAAGGGGCAAATCGACCGGCGCACAAACTATTACAACATCACCCAGCGGGGGAAAGACCTCATCGAAAAGCGCCGCGAATGGGAACGCCAGTACCTAAGCGCCGTGATGTAA
- a CDS encoding DUF7344 domain-containing protein produces the protein MSQTTDTLSKDNIFEVLSSSRRRYVIYYLYSHEGTAELKDLATHIAAWESGEPLDAITDEETRRVYISLYQTHLPKLAEFDIVRYDSDARIAELTPKADQLSRYLDSEPAPTLPWPLYYAVLSVVSLFLLVGLWLQFPPFDSMNGTSVAFIIAIGVIGITVVHYLYTRQRGGNDMSSIESLIE, from the coding sequence ATGTCACAGACGACGGATACACTCTCAAAAGATAACATATTCGAGGTATTGAGCAGTTCTCGGCGTAGATACGTCATCTACTACCTCTACTCGCACGAGGGAACAGCGGAGCTGAAAGATTTGGCGACACATATCGCAGCGTGGGAAAGTGGTGAGCCACTCGACGCCATCACTGACGAAGAGACCAGACGAGTCTACATCTCACTCTACCAGACGCATCTGCCCAAGCTCGCAGAGTTCGACATCGTTCGCTACGATAGCGACGCCCGGATTGCAGAACTCACCCCGAAAGCAGACCAGCTGTCTCGCTATCTCGACTCAGAGCCAGCGCCGACGCTTCCGTGGCCGCTCTACTACGCGGTGCTCTCGGTCGTGAGTTTGTTCTTGCTCGTCGGGCTGTGGCTGCAGTTTCCACCGTTCGATTCGATGAACGGCACCTCTGTGGCGTTCATCATTGCGATTGGCGTCATCGGCATCACGGTCGTCCACTATCTCTACACGCGCCAGCGCGGGGGCAATGATATGTCCTCTATTGAGTCGTTGATCGAATGA
- a CDS encoding NUDIX hydrolase — MISQWVDTVPKACAYITREVDGCPQLLVFHEAAVSGLQVPKGTIEHAESPYDAVLREVAEESGLTDFSAIRPLGADTWTREKADRLKHYRRYFFHLEVDEPRDAWEHTVTGRGEEVGDVYSYSWVPLPTDAAFRQNLDAQLSKLG; from the coding sequence ATGATTTCACAATGGGTGGACACTGTCCCCAAAGCCTGTGCATACATCACCCGCGAGGTCGATGGCTGCCCGCAGTTGCTCGTGTTCCACGAGGCTGCGGTTTCCGGCCTGCAAGTCCCGAAAGGCACCATCGAACACGCAGAGTCGCCGTATGACGCCGTGCTCAGAGAGGTCGCAGAAGAAAGCGGCCTCACCGACTTCTCGGCCATCCGCCCGCTCGGTGCAGATACGTGGACGCGCGAGAAAGCAGACCGTCTGAAACACTATCGTCGATATTTCTTCCACCTTGAAGTAGACGAACCGCGCGACGCCTGGGAGCACACCGTCACGGGCCGGGGCGAAGAGGTCGGTGACGTATATTCGTACTCGTGGGTGCCACTGCCGACCGATGCCGCGTTCAGACAGAACCTCGACGCACAGCTCTCGAAGCTCGGCTAA
- a CDS encoding HalOD1 output domain-containing protein, whose protein sequence is MHEQHANTYHSYHEPGNDGIGATIMDALTSISEQSPSELGPLNDVIDPDALDRLFHSQPDGRPRGSGYIHFSIQNYEVSVHSSGHISITPHHENTVRLADQR, encoded by the coding sequence TTGCACGAGCAACACGCAAACACGTATCACAGCTACCACGAACCGGGCAACGACGGAATCGGAGCGACAATCATGGATGCGCTCACGTCGATTAGTGAGCAATCGCCGAGCGAGCTTGGCCCGCTCAACGACGTCATCGACCCTGACGCCCTTGACCGCCTGTTTCACTCCCAACCGGACGGGCGACCGCGTGGCTCTGGATACATCCACTTTTCAATCCAAAACTACGAGGTGAGCGTCCACAGTAGCGGCCACATCTCGATTACCCCCCACCACGAAAACACGGTACGCCTCGCAGACCAGCGTTAG
- a CDS encoding phosphoglycerol geranylgeranyltransferase, giving the protein MRNPWDDWDHIVKLDPDKTLADGETFEDVCATGTDAIEIGGTTGMTEEKMSRVVDACGKYDTPLYIEPSHAGAVVHSDYLDGYLIPVVFNAGDMTWMTGAHKEWVRIDDSIDWEMTTTEAYIVLNPDSSVAEYTQANCDLEPDDVAAYAEVAEHMFGQEIVYIEYSGMLGDPETVNAAHDALDDATLFYGGGIGDYDAAYEMASVSDTVIVGDLVHDEGVDAVEATVRGAKDAK; this is encoded by the coding sequence ATGCGAAATCCGTGGGATGACTGGGACCACATCGTGAAGCTCGACCCAGACAAGACACTCGCCGACGGCGAGACGTTCGAAGACGTGTGTGCGACGGGAACCGACGCCATCGAAATCGGTGGCACGACGGGCATGACCGAGGAGAAGATGTCTCGCGTCGTCGATGCCTGTGGGAAGTACGACACGCCGCTTTACATCGAGCCGAGTCACGCCGGGGCAGTCGTCCACTCTGATTATCTCGACGGCTATCTCATCCCAGTCGTGTTCAACGCGGGCGATATGACGTGGATGACCGGCGCACACAAAGAGTGGGTGCGCATAGACGACAGCATCGACTGGGAGATGACGACGACCGAAGCCTACATCGTCCTCAACCCCGACTCCTCTGTCGCTGAGTACACCCAAGCGAACTGCGACCTCGAACCGGACGACGTGGCGGCGTACGCCGAGGTGGCAGAGCACATGTTCGGCCAAGAAATCGTCTACATCGAGTACTCGGGCATGCTTGGTGACCCTGAAACGGTGAACGCAGCCCACGACGCCCTTGACGACGCGACGCTGTTCTACGGCGGTGGTATCGGTGATTACGACGCGGCCTACGAGATGGCGTCCGTCTCCGATACGGTCATCGTTGGCGACCTCGTCCACGATGAGGGCGTCGATGCCGTCGAAGCGACCGTTCGTGGCGCGAAAGACGCGAAGTAA
- a CDS encoding DNA topoisomerase I, with product MELIITEKDIAARRIADILSGEHASVEREHGVNVYRWADKRVIGLSGHVVDVDFPPEYSDWRDVEPVELIGAQVVKTATKENIVRTLRLYSRKADTVTIATDYDREGELIGKEAYELVREVNEDVPVRRVRFSSITKNEVTNAFDEPDDLDFDLAASGEARQIIDLVWGAALTRFLSLSARQLGNDFISVGRVQSPTLKLIVDREREIEAFDPEDYWELFADLTKDDEAFEAQYFYEAEDGTEAERVWDEQTAADVFETLQKVTAATVTSVNRRTRTDDPPAPFNTTQFIRAAGSLGHSAKRAMSIAEDLYTSGFITYPRTDNTVYPNDLDVRDLLETFQNHRTFGEDAKSLLEVEAIEPTRGDSETTDHPPIHPTGEIPTPTELSEAEWEVYELVVRRFFATCADPAEWEHLRVVAEAEGLSLKANGKRLLDPGYHAVYPYYSTNENFVPDVDKGEELAVSNVRNDYKQTQPPRRYGQSRLIETMEKMGIGTKATRHETLEKLYDRGYVESDPPRPTRLAMAVVEAGEDYAENLVTEEMTSQLEADMQKIARGEATLDEVTTESREMLEKVFEELEASREEIGEHIQKSLKADKTLGPCPECGNDLLVRRSRRGSYFVGCDGYPECTYTLPLPSTGKPLILDETCEDHELRHVKMLAGRQTFVHGCPQCKADEADEQEDEVIGVCPECGEEHDGELAIKRLRTGSRLVGCTRYPDCDYSLPLPRRGEIEVTEERCEEHDLPELVVHSGDEPWQLGCPICNYEEYKSRNEVTDIEDLSGVGKKTADKLKDAGIKSLEDLKNASPEDVADQVQGVSADRVREWQAQAD from the coding sequence GTGGAGCTGATAATTACAGAAAAGGACATCGCCGCCCGGCGTATTGCCGACATTCTCTCCGGCGAACACGCGAGCGTCGAGCGCGAACACGGCGTCAACGTCTATCGCTGGGCCGACAAGCGCGTCATCGGGCTGTCCGGCCACGTCGTGGACGTGGATTTCCCGCCCGAGTACTCGGATTGGCGCGACGTCGAACCGGTCGAACTCATCGGCGCACAGGTCGTCAAAACGGCGACCAAAGAGAACATCGTCCGCACCCTGCGCCTCTACTCGCGCAAGGCAGACACGGTCACGATTGCGACCGACTACGACCGCGAAGGCGAACTGATTGGCAAGGAAGCCTACGAACTCGTCCGCGAGGTGAACGAGGACGTACCCGTCAGGCGCGTGCGCTTCTCCTCGATTACGAAAAACGAGGTCACCAACGCGTTCGATGAACCGGACGACCTCGACTTCGACCTCGCGGCCTCCGGCGAGGCCCGACAGATCATCGACCTCGTGTGGGGCGCAGCGCTCACGCGCTTCCTCTCGCTTTCGGCCCGACAGCTGGGCAACGACTTCATCAGCGTCGGCCGGGTGCAGAGTCCGACGCTCAAACTCATCGTCGACCGCGAGCGCGAAATCGAGGCGTTCGACCCCGAAGACTACTGGGAACTGTTCGCAGACCTCACCAAAGACGACGAGGCGTTCGAAGCGCAGTACTTCTACGAGGCAGAGGACGGCACGGAAGCAGAACGCGTCTGGGATGAACAGACGGCAGCAGACGTGTTCGAGACGCTCCAGAAAGTGACGGCTGCGACGGTCACCTCGGTCAACCGCCGGACGCGCACCGACGACCCGCCAGCGCCGTTCAACACCACGCAGTTCATCCGCGCGGCGGGGTCGCTTGGCCACTCGGCAAAGCGGGCGATGAGCATCGCAGAAGACCTCTACACCTCCGGGTTCATCACCTATCCACGGACGGACAACACGGTGTACCCGAACGACTTGGACGTGCGCGACTTACTGGAAACGTTCCAGAACCACCGCACCTTCGGTGAGGACGCGAAATCGCTGCTTGAGGTCGAAGCCATCGAGCCGACGCGCGGCGACAGCGAGACGACCGACCACCCGCCGATCCACCCGACGGGAGAGATTCCGACGCCGACCGAACTCAGCGAGGCAGAGTGGGAAGTGTACGAACTCGTCGTTCGGCGCTTCTTCGCGACGTGTGCAGACCCCGCGGAGTGGGAGCACCTGCGCGTGGTCGCGGAGGCAGAAGGCCTCAGCCTCAAAGCAAACGGCAAACGCCTGCTCGACCCCGGCTACCACGCCGTCTATCCGTACTATTCGACCAACGAGAACTTCGTCCCCGACGTGGACAAAGGCGAAGAACTCGCGGTCAGCAACGTGCGAAACGACTACAAACAGACCCAGCCGCCGCGCAGATACGGTCAGTCACGGCTCATCGAGACGATGGAGAAGATGGGCATCGGCACCAAGGCGACGCGCCACGAAACCTTAGAGAAACTGTACGACCGTGGCTACGTCGAATCCGACCCGCCGCGTCCGACCCGCCTCGCCATGGCGGTGGTCGAAGCGGGCGAAGACTACGCGGAGAACCTCGTCACCGAGGAGATGACGAGCCAACTCGAAGCCGACATGCAGAAAATCGCCCGCGGCGAGGCCACCTTAGACGAGGTGACCACCGAATCGCGGGAGATGCTCGAAAAGGTGTTCGAGGAGCTCGAAGCCTCCCGCGAGGAGATTGGCGAACACATCCAGAAGTCGCTCAAGGCGGACAAAACGCTCGGACCATGCCCTGAGTGTGGCAACGACCTGCTGGTGCGCCGCTCCCGACGCGGCTCCTACTTCGTCGGCTGTGACGGCTACCCCGAGTGTACGTACACGCTGCCACTGCCTTCGACGGGCAAGCCGCTCATCTTAGATGAAACGTGTGAAGACCACGAGCTGCGCCACGTCAAGATGCTCGCCGGTCGCCAGACGTTCGTCCACGGCTGCCCCCAGTGTAAGGCAGACGAGGCCGACGAACAGGAAGACGAAGTCATCGGCGTCTGCCCGGAATGTGGCGAGGAACACGACGGCGAACTCGCCATCAAACGCCTGCGGACGGGGTCGCGGCTCGTCGGCTGTACGCGCTATCCAGACTGTGACTACTCGCTCCCGCTCCCTCGACGCGGCGAAATTGAGGTCACCGAAGAGCGCTGTGAGGAACACGACTTGCCCGAACTCGTCGTCCACAGCGGCGACGAGCCGTGGCAACTCGGCTGTCCCATCTGTAACTACGAGGAGTACAAGTCGCGCAACGAAGTGACAGACATCGAAGATTTATCGGGGGTTGGAAAGAAGACCGCAGACAAGCTCAAGGATGCCGGTATCAAGAGTCTCGAAGACCTCAAAAACGCCAGCCCGGAAGACGTTGCAGACCAGGTTCAGGGCGTGAGCGCAGACCGCGTCCGCGAGTGGCAAGCCCAAGCAGACTGA
- a CDS encoding S8 family serine peptidase gives MRERGGQFAVFALVFALVAVAVAPGFVFDTGDQFDGPSQERLAQLEEQLRPVEEEFRHEQVDRDAQVVVMLKQGAPVPTGHSLQIERVEERKGSQYLHGSIPYSEITMLSRDPSTETILIESQPHMPRLKNRVAAGVETIGATELHRHGITGENVTVGIVGRGFRVSSPEIADSVGAYRTFSTEDSPPAVDAHGTAVASIVADTAPNASLYLADVGTETTSDEYDAAVTWLLDAKVEIILDAGSYFDHGERESEINDIAARASEEVLFVTSAGNYAERHWHGQLQPTDEPWVAFADGVEGNSLAGGDPVRGEVHLTLTWNTSEDYDLYLLRETGGQDTVVAKSTSEGTDGVERISVVVPEGKYYVAIYGEDTTGNATLNLFSTSHTLSYATAAGSLAAPATTPSVVTVGASENGTVAAFSSRGPTAAGDPGVDLVAPGGVGGVDIAGVSAGTSVSASYVAGSAALLKSAYPSLSSDEITALLTDSATDIDRDGVDAASGYGEINVSSAYERATETYEPRDTGMATEP, from the coding sequence ATGCGGGAGCGCGGGGGGCAGTTTGCAGTTTTTGCACTGGTGTTCGCACTGGTGGCTGTCGCCGTCGCTCCCGGTTTCGTGTTCGATACGGGCGACCAGTTCGACGGGCCGAGTCAGGAGCGACTTGCGCAACTCGAAGAGCAGCTTCGCCCCGTCGAAGAGGAGTTTCGCCACGAGCAGGTAGACCGCGACGCGCAAGTCGTCGTGATGTTGAAACAGGGCGCACCAGTGCCAACGGGCCATAGCCTCCAGATAGAGCGCGTAGAGGAGCGCAAAGGCAGCCAGTATCTCCACGGCTCGATTCCGTACTCCGAGATTACCATGCTCTCTCGAGACCCGAGTACCGAAACCATCCTCATCGAGAGCCAACCGCACATGCCACGACTCAAAAATCGCGTGGCTGCAGGCGTCGAGACGATTGGCGCGACCGAGTTACACCGCCACGGCATCACCGGTGAGAACGTGACCGTTGGTATCGTCGGCCGGGGCTTTCGCGTGAGCAGCCCCGAAATCGCAGATTCCGTCGGCGCGTATCGGACGTTCTCGACCGAAGACTCGCCGCCCGCTGTAGACGCCCACGGCACGGCGGTTGCGAGCATCGTCGCGGACACCGCCCCCAATGCATCGTTGTATCTCGCTGACGTGGGCACGGAGACCACCTCCGACGAGTACGACGCGGCGGTGACGTGGCTGCTCGACGCAAAGGTGGAAATCATCCTCGATGCGGGCAGCTACTTCGACCACGGGGAGCGCGAGTCAGAAATCAACGATATCGCTGCCCGCGCGAGCGAAGAGGTGCTGTTCGTCACTTCCGCCGGAAACTACGCAGAGCGCCACTGGCATGGGCAGTTACAGCCGACAGACGAACCGTGGGTTGCGTTTGCAGACGGCGTCGAAGGCAACTCGCTCGCCGGTGGCGACCCCGTCCGCGGCGAAGTTCACCTCACGCTGACGTGGAACACGAGCGAAGATTACGACCTCTACTTGCTTCGTGAGACCGGCGGCCAAGACACCGTGGTTGCCAAATCGACCAGCGAAGGGACAGACGGTGTCGAGCGCATCTCCGTGGTGGTGCCCGAAGGCAAGTACTACGTCGCTATCTACGGCGAGGACACCACCGGGAACGCGACGCTCAACCTGTTTTCGACCAGTCACACGCTCTCGTATGCGACCGCGGCGGGAAGCCTCGCTGCCCCGGCAACCACGCCGTCGGTGGTGACCGTGGGGGCGAGTGAAAACGGCACCGTCGCCGCGTTTAGTTCGCGCGGGCCGACCGCGGCGGGCGACCCCGGCGTTGACCTCGTCGCGCCGGGTGGCGTCGGCGGCGTCGACATTGCGGGCGTCTCTGCGGGAACCTCAGTATCTGCGTCCTACGTCGCTGGGTCGGCCGCGCTGTTGAAATCCGCGTATCCGAGCCTGTCGAGCGACGAAATCACCGCGTTGCTCACCGATTCGGCCACCGACATCGATAGAGACGGGGTGGATGCGGCGAGCGGCTACGGCGAGATAAACGTCTCATCGGCCTACGAGCGGGCAACAGAGACCTACGAACCGCGCGACACCGGCATGGCCACCGAACCCTAA
- a CDS encoding ArsR/SmtB family transcription factor, translating into MSGLMPSDSDALSNQEGELRTLWLDNEDAGDLLSSLASETARAILTELHKEPQAASELADSVGTSLQNVRHHLTNLDDAGLIRVADMRYSPKGREMNVYAPAQEPLVVFVGREEKKDGFVDSLKRLFAAVGVLAVASLLVQLLVQTTVVGVGSPGSLPRVPDSVGSSGSVLSFFDAVPPGALFFAGGALVLALVAGWLYVNERGTPKRERI; encoded by the coding sequence ATGTCAGGGTTGATGCCCTCCGACAGCGATGCTCTCTCGAACCAAGAGGGCGAGCTGCGAACGCTCTGGCTAGACAACGAGGACGCGGGTGACCTGCTATCGTCGCTCGCCTCCGAGACGGCACGGGCGATTCTCACGGAACTCCACAAAGAGCCACAAGCAGCCTCTGAGCTGGCCGATTCCGTGGGAACCTCGCTCCAGAACGTACGCCATCACCTCACCAACTTAGACGACGCGGGGCTGATTCGCGTCGCGGACATGCGCTATTCGCCAAAGGGTCGTGAGATGAACGTCTATGCCCCGGCACAGGAACCGCTCGTAGTGTTCGTCGGGCGTGAAGAGAAAAAAGACGGCTTCGTCGACTCGTTAAAGCGGCTGTTCGCCGCCGTTGGCGTGCTCGCCGTCGCCAGCTTGCTCGTCCAACTGCTCGTCCAAACGACCGTCGTTGGCGTTGGCAGCCCCGGCAGCCTCCCGCGCGTGCCCGACTCGGTCGGGTCGTCGGGAAGTGTGCTGTCGTTCTTCGACGCCGTGCCACCCGGCGCGTTGTTCTTCGCCGGTGGCGCGCTCGTCCTCGCGCTCGTCGCGGGCTGGCTCTACGTCAACGAACGGGGCACACCTAAAAGAGAAAGAATTTAA
- the gatB gene encoding Asp-tRNA(Asn)/Glu-tRNA(Gln) amidotransferase subunit GatB, whose product MTAQAAETQDLAVVIGLEVHVQLETATKIFCGCSTDAADAEPNSRTCPVCLGLPGALPVLNEGAVEAAVKIGKALKATIPEETTFHRKNYFYPDLPKDFQITQYDAPICQDGELEVNVKGDARVIGIERAHLEEDPGSLQHVGGSIDTADYVLVNYNRAGTPLMEIVTKPDFRSPGEVRAFLKKLEEVLDYLGVFDSTRDGSLRIDANISLIGADKVEADGSISDENLAAANRTEVKNISSHKGAEKALAYEVTRQKNAVMRGREVEQETRHWDESRGITVSMRSKEEEKDYRYFGEADLPPLQVAHWKAELDIPELPHARRERFQVEYGLSAEAASKLTSTKQVADFYEQVATEFDPDLAATWVADNLLGELNYRDMAITDVADRLDEFMRLIELVDTEEITVKHAQETVIRAMLDEGTDPDTIVEQEGLGKADTGEVEQAVEAAIEENEDAVSDYHSGEGSALNFLVGQVMQKTGGSADPGTVNKLLRERLNA is encoded by the coding sequence ATGACCGCACAAGCTGCCGAGACGCAGGACCTCGCCGTCGTGATTGGGTTAGAGGTCCACGTCCAGCTAGAGACTGCCACGAAAATCTTCTGTGGGTGTTCGACCGACGCCGCCGACGCGGAGCCAAACTCGCGCACGTGTCCCGTCTGTCTTGGCCTCCCGGGGGCGCTGCCCGTCCTCAACGAGGGAGCCGTCGAAGCCGCCGTCAAAATCGGCAAGGCGCTGAAGGCGACCATTCCCGAAGAGACCACCTTCCACCGGAAAAACTACTTCTACCCCGACCTGCCCAAAGACTTCCAGATTACGCAGTACGACGCGCCAATCTGCCAAGACGGCGAACTCGAAGTGAACGTCAAAGGCGACGCACGCGTCATCGGCATCGAGCGCGCCCACCTTGAGGAAGATCCCGGCAGCCTCCAGCACGTCGGCGGCTCCATCGACACCGCAGACTACGTCCTCGTGAACTACAACCGCGCGGGCACGCCGCTCATGGAAATCGTAACCAAGCCCGACTTCCGCTCGCCGGGCGAGGTGCGCGCCTTCCTGAAGAAGCTAGAGGAAGTGCTCGACTACCTCGGCGTGTTCGACTCCACGCGCGACGGCTCGCTGCGCATCGACGCGAACATCTCGCTCATCGGCGCGGACAAGGTCGAAGCCGACGGGTCGATTAGCGACGAGAACCTCGCCGCCGCGAACCGCACCGAGGTGAAGAACATCTCCAGTCACAAGGGCGCAGAGAAGGCGCTTGCCTACGAAGTCACCCGCCAGAAGAACGCCGTCATGCGCGGGCGCGAGGTCGAACAGGAGACCCGCCACTGGGACGAATCGCGCGGCATCACCGTCTCGATGCGCTCGAAAGAGGAGGAAAAAGACTACCGCTACTTCGGTGAAGCAGACCTGCCGCCGCTGCAAGTCGCCCACTGGAAAGCAGAACTCGACATCCCAGAGCTCCCACACGCCCGCCGCGAACGGTTCCAGGTGGAGTACGGCCTCTCCGCCGAAGCCGCCTCGAAACTCACGTCGACGAAGCAGGTGGCAGACTTCTACGAGCAGGTCGCCACCGAGTTCGACCCCGACCTCGCGGCGACGTGGGTCGCGGACAACCTGCTTGGCGAACTCAACTACCGCGACATGGCGATTACGGACGTTGCAGACCGCTTAGACGAGTTCATGCGACTCATCGAACTCGTCGACACCGAAGAAATCACGGTCAAACACGCCCAGGAAACCGTCATCCGAGCGATGCTCGACGAGGGCACAGACCCCGACACCATCGTCGAGCAAGAAGGCCTCGGTAAGGCCGATACGGGCGAGGTCGAGCAGGCAGTCGAGGCGGCCATCGAGGAGAACGAAGACGCCGTTTCCGACTACCACAGCGGCGAGGGGAGCGCGCTCAACTTCCTCGTCGGGCAGGTGATGCAGAAAACCGGCGGCAGTGCAGACCCCGGAACCGTCAACAAGCTGTTACGCGAGCGCCTCAACGCCTGA